A window of the Brassica napus cultivar Da-Ae chromosome C5, Da-Ae, whole genome shotgun sequence genome harbors these coding sequences:
- the LOC106418269 gene encoding importin beta-like SAD2 homolog isoform X2: protein MLVADDNDSVQIGGLLDQTLNSIDGVSVHEATEALDRLSTELPHFPYRLLSIASGGENPSQRVAAATYLKNFTRRNTGAGGIISEVSKEFKDQLLRALLHAEPALLKVLLELFHIVVVSEFVKKDAWPELVLELRSAIEKSSLISCLDSSWSTVNALMVLLTVVKPFQYFLQPKLVKEPVPQQLESITNEILVPLVSVFHRLVDKALTTHEWGELEMEKTLHIISKCLYFSVKSHMPSALSPLLGSFCRDMIRILDSLSFDWSVTPSDGYLLRLKTGKRSLLLFGTLVSRHRKYSDKLVPEIVKCSMKIVKHSSNISKLGSLTERIISLAFDVISRVMEIGPGWRLLSPHFSLLLDSAIFPALALNERDISEWEEDADEFIRKNLPSELEEISGWREDLFTARKSAMNLLGVIAMSKGPPVSTTNKASSAASKRKKGEKNRINNQRRSMGDLLVLPFLSKFSVPSKSNILDANTSAAYFGVLMAYGGLQEFIQEQNPEYVASLVRTRVLPIYSTSDCSPYLVASANWVLGELASCLPEDMSVDVFSSLLKALAMPDQEEISCYPVRVSAAGGICSLLENEYPPPEWLPLLQIIIGRIGKEDEEDSILFQLLKSVVESGSQDIAMHIPYIVSSLVSNMLNFIDPSEDQWSQATVGGLETLAAMSQTHEISKPETDEEENQATETWLTGQGTISKALSALLQHAWLATDVPPTSCIDHFSKMLWFIALASTNCNVAVELRLADLLVVWADLLASWNGWEESEDLSVFDCIEEVVSISTKYDFRSFLYRDMPSPPAMPVRPRSVVESIGSFVSKAILEYPSATRRACSCVHTLLHVPDYSSDIEGVRKSLAVVFSEAAFSHFLQLREKPCSLWRPLLLAISSCYISHPDVVECVLEKVVSGGFELWVSSLAFSYSLTLDASPPSIASEVKLYVLTLVKVIELLLDVRQGNATDDLVRKCFVSLMEASRRLEEIAEETDDDEDDGEPEEEEEEESDENDSNDEDSESDDECEETEEEFLERYAKAAAELEDSEVIEEADEEDDEREIDLGHLNEIDTQKLVLSLMERHHQKVVKLVPSEVISTFLNAFPAYTGFFT from the exons atgttAGTCGCCGACGACAACGACTCAGTTCAGATTGGTGGGCTTCTTGACCAGACGCTTAATTCCATAGATGGCGTTTCCGTCCACGAGGCGACGGAGGCTCTGGATCGACTCTCTACGGAGCTCCCTCACTTCCCTTATCGCCTTCTCTCCATCGCTTCCG GAGGTGAAAATCCGAGTCAGAGAGTTGCTGCTGCAACATATCTGAAGAATTTCACCAGAAGGAACACTGGGGCTGGTGGGATCATCTCAGAAGTCAGCAAGGAGTTTAAGGATCAGCTCCTTCGAGCTTTGCTTCATGCTGAGCCTGCACTTCTTAAAGTTTTACTTGAACTG TTCCACATTGTTGTTGTGTCAGAGTTTGTGAAGAAAGATGCGTGGCCTGAACTTGTACTGGAGCTGCGTTCTGCTATCGAGAAGAGCAGTTTAATAAGCTGTTTAGACTCTAGCTGGAGTACTGTGAATGCTCTGATGGTGTTGCTCACTGTTGTAAAACCTTTTCAG TACTTCTTGCAACCGAAACTTGTTAAGGAACCAGTGCCACAACAGCTGGAGAGTATCACCAATGAAATTCTTGTGCCATTGGTGTCAGTATTCCACCGTCTCGTTGACAag GCTTTGACTACACATGAATGGGGTGAACTGGAAATGGAAAAGACACTCCACATCATTAGCAAATGCCTCTACTTTTCA GTGAAGTCCCATATGCCGTCTGCTTTGTCACCTCTGCTCGGTTCCTTCTGCCGAGATATGATCAGAATTCTGGACTCCTTGAGTTTTGACTGGAGCGTTACTCCTTCTGATGGATACTTGCTAAGGTTGAAAACTGGAAAGAGAAGTTTGCTCCTCTTTGGCACACTTGTCAGCAGACATAGAAAATACTCTGACAA GTTGGTGCCGGAGATAGTAAAGTGCTCAATGAAGATTGTCAAACATAGCTCAAACATCAGT AAGCTCGGAAGCCTTACTGAGAGAATCATATCACTTGCTTTTGATGTAATTTCACGCGTCATGGAAATTGGCCCT GGATGGAGATTACTTTCaccccatttctctcttttgttggACTCCGCAATTTTTCCAGCCCTGGCGCTGAATGAAAGG GACATATCTGAGTGGGAAGAAGATGCAGATGAATTCATAAGGAAGAACCTTCCTTCTGAACTA GAAGAAATTTCTGGGTGGAGGGAGGACTTGTTTACAGCCAGGAAAAGTGCTATGAACTTGCTTGGTGTTATTGCCATGTCAAAG GGACCACCAGTATCTACTACGAATAAAGCTTCCTCAGCTGCAAGTAAGCGGAAGAAAGGTGAAAAGAACAGAATAAATAACCAAAGACGTTCCATGGGAGATCTACTGGTGCTTCCATTTTTGTCAAAGTTTTCTGTGCCTTCAAAGAGCAACATACTGGATGCTAATACTTCAGCAGC CTATTTTGGTGTTCTAATGGCATATGGTGGCCTGCAAGAG TTTATCCAAGAACAAAATCCTGAGTATGTGGCATCTTTAGTCCGTACCCGCGTGCTACCGATTTATTCTACATCTGATTGCTCACCTTACTTGGTTGCATCTGCGAATTGGGTACTTGGAGAGCTTGCGTCCTGCCTACCTGAG GATATGAGTGTGGATGTTTTTTCGTCCCTGCTGAAGGCATTAGCAATGCCAGATCAGGAAGAGATCTCTTGTTACCCAGTGCGTGTTTCGGCTGCTGGGGGAATATGTTCACTACTCGAA AATGAGTACCCACCACCTGAATGGTTGCCGCTTCTTCAGATTATTATTGGTAGGATTGGCAAAGAGGACGAAGAAGATAGCATTTTGTTTCAGCTTCTAAAATCTGTGGTCGAGTCAGGAAGTCAAGATATCGCTATGCATATTCCGTACATTGTATCTTCTCTTGTTAGTAATATGCTGAATTTTATCGATCCTAGTGAAGATCAATGGTCTCAG GCTACTGTGGGTGGCCTTGAGACACTAGCAGCAATGTCTCAGACTCATGAAATCTCTAAGCCTGAAACGGATGAGGAGGAAAATCAAGCCACTGAAACATGGCTAACCGGTCAAGGTACCATCAGCAAAGCTTTGTCAGCACTTTTACAGCACGCATGGCTG GCAACAGATGTGCCTCCTACTTCTTGCATAGACCATTTCTCGAAGATGTTGTGGTTCATTGCGCTTGCTTCTACTAATTGCAATGTAGCTGTGGAGCTCAGATTAGCTGATTTACTCGTAGTTTGGGCTGATCTTCTTGCTAGCTGGAATGGCTGGGAAGAGTCGGAGGATTTGTCCGTTTTTGACTGCATAGAAGAAGTTGTGAGTATAAGCACCAAATATGACTTTAGAAGTTTCCTTTACAGAGATATGCCTTCCCCGCCAGCCATGCCAGTCCGTCCACGATCTGTTGTTGAATCCATTGGTTCGTTTGTCAGTAAAGCCATACTTGAGTATCCGTCTGCCACAAGGAGGGCTTGTTCTTGTGTCCACACGTTATTACATGTACCAGACTACTCGTCTGACATCGAAGGGGTAAGGAAATCATTGGCGGTGGTCTTCAGTGAAGCAGCCTTTTCTCATTTCCTACAGTTGCGTGAGAAACCTTGTTCGTTGTGGAGGCCTCTTTTGCTGGCGATATCATCTTGCTATATCTCCCATCCTGACGTTGTGGAATGCGTTTTAGAGAAAGTGGTTTCTGGAGGTTTCGAGTTATGGGTATCCTCATTGGCGTTTTCATATTCGCTTACGCTTGATGCCAGTCCTCCATCAATAGCGTCCGAAGTAAAACTATATG TGTTGACGTTAGTAAAGGTGATTGAGCTGCTTTTAGATGTAAGGCAAGGGAATGCAACTGATGATTTGGTAAGGAAGTGCTTTGTTTCATTGATGGAGGCTTCTCGGAGACTAGAGGAAATAGCTGAAGAAACAgacgatgatgaagatgatggagaacctgaagaagaagaagaggaagaatctGATGAAAATGATTCAAATGACGAG GATTCTGAGAGTGATGATGAATgtgaagaaacagaggaagaatTTCTAGAGAGGTATGCTAAAGCTGCAGCAGAATTGGAAGATAGTGAAGTTATTGAAGAagcagatgaagaagatgatgagcgTGAGATTGATTTGG GTCATCTGAATGAAATCGATACGCAGAAACTGGTTTTATCGTTAATGGAGAGGCATCACCAGAAAGTTGTAAAACTCGTACCCTCTGAAGTGATCTCGACCTTTCTAAATGCCTTTCCTGCATATACCGGTTTCTTCACTTGA
- the LOC106417136 gene encoding zinc finger BED domain-containing protein RICESLEEPER 3-like, producing MKLEDAFSKDEVYDEYDKPSDEEWVKIETFSKLVGCIYKVAVELFEGGYSTSNVYFHLLAELKVILEKELEGADSDYFRCKAKGMLKRFDKYWNQMFLVLASACVLDPRFKLKYVEFYCSKKIENDEGSNAETVLDYLRKFLKFEGSSPREFGESELDAYLKEPVMEWNKDFKALEWWREDGGHKYPILSRVARDILSIPISRVTSYDAYVTGKREPPAFVVSLEAKVANAMMCSKKWLRL from the exons ATGAAACTGGAGGATGCGTTCTCCAAAGATGAGGTTTACGATGAGTATGACAAACCATCTGATGAGGAATGGGTGAAGATCGAGACTTTTAGCAAGCTCGTTGGCTGTATATATAAAGTGGCGGTGGAGCTTTTCGAGGGTGGGTATTCGACGTCTAATGTCTACTTCCACCTTCTTGCAGAGCTGAAGGTGATATTGGAGAAGGAGCTGGAGGGTGCTGATAGTGATTACTTTCGTTGCAAAGCTAAGGGGATGTTGAAGAGGTTCGATAAGTACTGGAATCagatgtttttggttttggctagTGCTTGTGTGTTGGATCCGAGGTTTAAGTTGAAGTACGTTGAGTTTTACTGCTCGAAGAAGATTGAGAATGATGAGGGATCAAATGCTGAAACTGTTTTGGACTATTTGCGCA AATTTCTCAAGTTCGAAGGATCATCTCCGAGAGAGTTTGGTGAATCAGAGCTTGATGCCTACCTCAAAGAACCGGTTATGGAGTGGAACAAAGACTTCAAAGCGTTGGAATGGTGGAGAGAAGATGGAGGTCACAAGTATCCAATACTCTCTCGAGTAGCTCGTGACATTCTCTCAATTCCCATCTCACGAGTCACGTCCTACGATGCTTATGTTACTGGCAAAAGAGAGCCTCCTGCGTTCGTCGTCTCCTTGGAAGCCAAAGTTGCTAATGCCATGATGTGCAGCAAAAAGTGGTTACGACTTTGA
- the LOC111206703 gene encoding probable inactive DNA (cytosine-5)-methyltransferase DRM3: protein MGNFRRGEGGGGSSGHDRNEHMVFPKPETIDFDLPCDTSYPQQFGDNAASSSGSNVKSLLIEMGFCPTLVQKAIDENGEDDLELLLEILTKSSVTEHPEPSFHGLMEPKPEPDTEYEADGKRMALLGMKFPENLVDFALDRLGKDAQIDVMVDFIVAAQLAEKFAEESDESLDDTEINEDDEDVIPVASRGPEVPNEVLFETMDKTLHLLEMGFSNHEISIAIEKIGTEGQISDLAETIVTGEAPGLIPNDLEEIEKKVSAAPAATCLSKSWRFLGVGAEKVDSGRGSSSGTADIKPDPSTDPLPFSTTANVGETSRGKRLKDEDDNAFLDEFSDFDDRGKRPRPEYMETPWMQDDKDNTYGFSRAMQPRLSQTLSPDVATRPYFFYGNLSEISPRWCSKISGYLFGIHPEHVDTRLCSALRRTEGYVHNLPVENRFNILPTPRLTVQDAMPHMKSWWPQWDVRKHLSSVACSDLDYATTLCERLGRRLAECKGKPSQQDQTIILRHCHTSNLIWIAPNILSPVEPEHLECIMGYPTNHTKIGGARYAERLKLFEFCFQTDTLGYHLSVLKSLFPEGLTVLSLFSGIGGAEITLNRLGIHLKNVVSVEHCGLSRNILKRWWQSSGQTGELVQIEAIRSLSTNKLEALVERFGGFDFVICQNPPIPPDLSKETGSNEARDFDYSLFNEFVRVTKRVIHVMASS from the exons ATG GGTAATTTTCGTAGAGGAGAAGGAGGTGGAGGTTCCTCTGGTCATGACAGGAATGAACATATGGTGTTCCCAAAACCAGAGACCATAGATTTCGACTTGCCCTGCGACACTTCTTATCCTCAGCAGTTTGGT GACAATGCTGCTAGTTCTTCTGGAAGTAATGTGAAGTCATTGCTGATTGAGATGGGTTTTTGCCCTACTCTTGTTCAGAAAGCTATTGATGAAAATG GTGAAGATGATCTTGAGTTGTTATTAGAGATTCTCACTAAGAGTTCTGTAACTGAACATCCTGAACCCAGCTTTCATGGACTAATGGAACCCAAACCG GAGCCTGATACTGAATATGAAGCCGATGGCAAAAGGATGGCGTTACTAGGAATGAAGTTCCCGGAAAATCTAGTTGATTTTGCACTAGACAGACTTG GTAAAGACGCTCAAATTGATGTGATGGTGGACTTCATTGTTGCTGCTCAACTAGCAGAAAAGTTTGCAGAAGAGTCTGATGAATCGCTTGATGACACTGAAATCAATGAAGACGATGAAGATGTCATTCCAGTTGCTTCCAGAGGACCTGAG gtTCCCAATGAAGTATTGTTTGAAACAATGGACAAAACTTTGCATCTACTGGAAATGGGATTCTCTAACCATGAAATCTCAATAGCAATTGAGAAGATAG GTACGGAAGGTCAAATTTCTGACCTCGCTGAGACAATTGTTACTGGTGAAGCTCCTGGTCTCATTCCTAATGACCttgaagaaatagaaaaa AAAGTTTCAGCGGCTCCTGCAGCTACATGTCTTTCAAAGAGTTGGAGATTTCTTGGTGTTGGTGCAGAGAAAGTAGACAGTGGTAGAGGTTCCTCAAGTGGCACTGCTGATATAAAACCAGATCCTAGTACTGACCCTCTTCCTTTCTCCACCACTGCCAATGTGGGAGAGACCTCAAGGGGTAAAAGACTAAAAGATGAAGATGACAATGCCTTTCTAGACGAATTTTCTGACTTCGATGACAGAGGCAAAAGGCCAAGACCCGAATATATGGAAACCCCTTGGATGCAAGATGATAAAGATAACACATATGGATTCTCAAGGGCAATGCAGCCACGTTTATCCCAAACGCTTAGCCCCGATGTAGCAACACGACCTTATTTCTTCTACGGAAACCTAAGTGAAATCTCTCCAAGGTGGTGTTCTAAGATCTCGGGTTACTTGTTCGGAATCCACCCTGAGCATGTAGATACTCGGTTGTGTTCAGCTCTCCGCAGGACAGAAGGGTACGTGCACAATCTTCCCGTTGAAAACAGGTTCAACATCCTCCCAACGCCAAGGTTAACTGTACAAGACGCAATGCCACACATGAAGAGCTGGTGGCCACAATGGGATGTGAGAAAGCATCTGAGTAGCGTTGCATGTTCTGATTTAGATTATGCAACTACTCTTTGTGAAAGACTTGGACGTCGTCTAGCTGAATGCAAGGGAAAGCCATCTCAGCAAGACCAGACTATAATACTCCGACACTGTCACACCTCTAATCTTATCTGGATTGCTCCCAACATCCTCTCACCTGTAGAGCCTGAGCATCTAGAGTGCATCATGGGATACCCAACAAACCACACCAAGATCGGTGGTGCGAGATATGCTGAGAGGTTGAAGCTGTTTGAGTTCTGTTTCCAGACAGACACATTGGGTTACCATCTCTCTGTGCTCAAGTCCTTGTTTCCTGAAGGGTTAACAGTTTTATCGCTCTTTAGCGGGATCGGTGGTGCGGAGATCACGTTAAACCGCCTTGGAATCCATCTCAAAAACGTGGTCTCTGTTGAGCACTGTGGACTGAGCCGTAACATACTGAAACGATGGTGGCAGAGTTCAGGACAAACCGGAGAGCTTGTGCAGATCGAAGCGATTAGGAGCTTAAGTACAAATAAGCTTGAGGCTTTGGTGGAGAGATTCGGTGGGTTCGACTTTGTCATTTGTCAGAACCCACCAATACCACCTGATCTGTCGAAAGAAACCGGGAGTAACGAAGCTCGTGATTTTGATTACTCTTTGTTTAATGAGTTTGTTCGAGTCACAAAACGTGTCATACATGTCATGGCGTCAAGCTGA
- the LOC111206881 gene encoding replication protein A 70 kDa DNA-binding subunit B-like: MAGIFDNVIDLNPMKTTWKIKVKIIRLWRQYFAGDIESIEMVLLDSNGDMIHATVNDDVVPIFESFLEEGDSKIFINFSLSQSCGSYRLTKYPYKIWLQATTRVGFCDDLPYRLTGFTPVNFREILDGSLSPEYLIDIIGQIVEVTHVEIVSLSGKDTEKISLELKNEEDVRLPLVVWGKVALDLSEAIQLLSDRTLICVMKFGKIKIWKDERSVCNAYNVSDISLNPSIQEVETFAKLLPKENISLEIVQSKPFSMVSMMSEEEDYFVQTPQKTISDILETRKVERCFVRCTIAAIDNDMGWYYIICKVCGTKLDMLHNNVHPGRTYELDVRCMLYCTKCKMLNPKLKLRYKLHLVVLDNTGHTKLLVLDNIALQLLHQPCFHPTTHITSEILEPNVLRTALKNLVGKTYLFKIIIDEVNYQYEDDTFKVQKIITSPYMMNEFDVSSYPKGGSNMFYPDFSNGPEDPEGSMLLAGGSSVDSESNVKTPAKREGSPIESIEAAFYQSTANKHGPSDSIKKVKTEKSG, encoded by the exons ATGGCTGGAATTTTTGACAACGTTATCGACTTGAATCCTATGAAAACTACGTGGAAAATTAAGGTAAAGATCATTCGTCTATGGAGACAATACTTCGCAGGCGACATTGAGAGTATTGAGATGGTGTTACTTGATTCAAAT GGTGATATGATTCATGCAACTGTTAATGATGATGTGGTTCCGATCTTTGAATCATTCCTCGAAGAAGGTGACTCGAAGATATTCATCAATTTTTCTCTTTCTCAATCATGTGGGTCCTATCGATTAACCAAGTATCCTTACAAAATTTGGCTCCAAGCCACCACTCGGGTTGGATTTTGTGACGATTTGCCATACAGATTGACTGGTTTCACCCCTGTCAATTTTCGTGAAATCTTAGATGGTAGTCTGAGCCCTGAATATTTGATCG ATATTATTGGTCAGATTGTAGAGGTTACTCATGTTGAAATAGTGTCTCTCAGTGGGAAGGACACAGAAAAGATTTCATTAGAGTTAAAAAATGAAGA AGATGTTAGGCTTCCATTGGTTGTATGGGGAAAGGTTGCACTAGATCTAAGCGAAGCAATTCAACTTCTTTCTGATCGAACTCTAATTTGTGTTATGAAGTTTGGCAAGATCAAAATATGGAAAG ATGAGCGAAGCGTATGCAATGCATACAATGTGTCCGATATCTCCCTTAATCCATCTATTCAAGAGGTAGAAACTTTTGCCAAATT gttaCCAAAGGAAAATATATCTTTAGAAATTGTGCAGTCTAAACCATTTTCGATGGTATCAATGATgtcagaggaagaagactacTTCGTTCAAACGCCACAAAAAACAATATCTGATATTTTGGAGACGAGAAAG GTTGAGAGGTGTTTTGTAAGGTGCACCATAGCTGCGATTGATAATGATATGGGTTGGTACTATATTATTTGCAAAGTGTGTGGTACAAAACTAGATATGTTGCATAATAACGTTCACCCCGGAAGAACCTATGAACTGGATGTTCGTTGTATGCTCTATTGTACTAAGTGCAAGATGCTCAATCCTAAGCTGAAGCTAAG GTACAAGTTGCATTTGGTAGTACTAGATAATACAGGCCACACGAAGTTGTTGGTGTTAGATAATATTGCGCTGCAATTGCTCCATCAACCTTGCTTTCATCCAACGACACATATCACAAGTGAA ATCCTGGAACCCAATGTTTTACGCACCGCTCTCAAGAATTTAGTTGGTAAAACATATTTGTTTAAGATCATTATAGATGAGGTTAATTATCAGTACGAGGACGACACATTCAAGGTGCAGAAGATTATCACCAGCCCATATATGATGAACGAGTTTGACGTGTCCTCTTATCCTAAG GGAGGTTCAAACATGTTCTACCCAGATTTTTCTAATGGGCCTGAGGACCCAGAG GGTTCTATGCTGCTAGCTGGCGGTTCTTCGGTTGACTCTGAATCTAATGTGAAGACTCCTGCTAAACGTGAAGGATCCCCAATCGAAAGTATAGAGGCAGCCTTTTACCAGAGTACTGCTAACAAACATGGACCTTCTGATTCGATCAAGAAAGTGAAGACTGAAAAAAGTGGCTGA
- the LOC106418269 gene encoding importin beta-like SAD2 homolog isoform X1, with translation MLVADDNDSVQIGGLLDQTLNSIDGVSVHEATEALDRLSTELPHFPYRLLSIASGGENPSQRVAAATYLKNFTRRNTGAGGIISEVSKEFKDQLLRALLHAEPALLKVLLELFHIVVVSEFVKKDAWPELVLELRSAIEKSSLISCLDSSWSTVNALMVLLTVVKPFQYFLQPKLVKEPVPQQLESITNEILVPLVSVFHRLVDKQALTTHEWGELEMEKTLHIISKCLYFSVKSHMPSALSPLLGSFCRDMIRILDSLSFDWSVTPSDGYLLRLKTGKRSLLLFGTLVSRHRKYSDKLVPEIVKCSMKIVKHSSNISKLGSLTERIISLAFDVISRVMEIGPGWRLLSPHFSLLLDSAIFPALALNERDISEWEEDADEFIRKNLPSELEEISGWREDLFTARKSAMNLLGVIAMSKGPPVSTTNKASSAASKRKKGEKNRINNQRRSMGDLLVLPFLSKFSVPSKSNILDANTSAAYFGVLMAYGGLQEFIQEQNPEYVASLVRTRVLPIYSTSDCSPYLVASANWVLGELASCLPEDMSVDVFSSLLKALAMPDQEEISCYPVRVSAAGGICSLLENEYPPPEWLPLLQIIIGRIGKEDEEDSILFQLLKSVVESGSQDIAMHIPYIVSSLVSNMLNFIDPSEDQWSQATVGGLETLAAMSQTHEISKPETDEEENQATETWLTGQGTISKALSALLQHAWLATDVPPTSCIDHFSKMLWFIALASTNCNVAVELRLADLLVVWADLLASWNGWEESEDLSVFDCIEEVVSISTKYDFRSFLYRDMPSPPAMPVRPRSVVESIGSFVSKAILEYPSATRRACSCVHTLLHVPDYSSDIEGVRKSLAVVFSEAAFSHFLQLREKPCSLWRPLLLAISSCYISHPDVVECVLEKVVSGGFELWVSSLAFSYSLTLDASPPSIASEVKLYVLTLVKVIELLLDVRQGNATDDLVRKCFVSLMEASRRLEEIAEETDDDEDDGEPEEEEEEESDENDSNDEDSESDDECEETEEEFLERYAKAAAELEDSEVIEEADEEDDEREIDLGHLNEIDTQKLVLSLMERHHQKVVKLVPSEVISTFLNAFPAYTGFFT, from the exons atgttAGTCGCCGACGACAACGACTCAGTTCAGATTGGTGGGCTTCTTGACCAGACGCTTAATTCCATAGATGGCGTTTCCGTCCACGAGGCGACGGAGGCTCTGGATCGACTCTCTACGGAGCTCCCTCACTTCCCTTATCGCCTTCTCTCCATCGCTTCCG GAGGTGAAAATCCGAGTCAGAGAGTTGCTGCTGCAACATATCTGAAGAATTTCACCAGAAGGAACACTGGGGCTGGTGGGATCATCTCAGAAGTCAGCAAGGAGTTTAAGGATCAGCTCCTTCGAGCTTTGCTTCATGCTGAGCCTGCACTTCTTAAAGTTTTACTTGAACTG TTCCACATTGTTGTTGTGTCAGAGTTTGTGAAGAAAGATGCGTGGCCTGAACTTGTACTGGAGCTGCGTTCTGCTATCGAGAAGAGCAGTTTAATAAGCTGTTTAGACTCTAGCTGGAGTACTGTGAATGCTCTGATGGTGTTGCTCACTGTTGTAAAACCTTTTCAG TACTTCTTGCAACCGAAACTTGTTAAGGAACCAGTGCCACAACAGCTGGAGAGTATCACCAATGAAATTCTTGTGCCATTGGTGTCAGTATTCCACCGTCTCGTTGACAag CAGGCTTTGACTACACATGAATGGGGTGAACTGGAAATGGAAAAGACACTCCACATCATTAGCAAATGCCTCTACTTTTCA GTGAAGTCCCATATGCCGTCTGCTTTGTCACCTCTGCTCGGTTCCTTCTGCCGAGATATGATCAGAATTCTGGACTCCTTGAGTTTTGACTGGAGCGTTACTCCTTCTGATGGATACTTGCTAAGGTTGAAAACTGGAAAGAGAAGTTTGCTCCTCTTTGGCACACTTGTCAGCAGACATAGAAAATACTCTGACAA GTTGGTGCCGGAGATAGTAAAGTGCTCAATGAAGATTGTCAAACATAGCTCAAACATCAGT AAGCTCGGAAGCCTTACTGAGAGAATCATATCACTTGCTTTTGATGTAATTTCACGCGTCATGGAAATTGGCCCT GGATGGAGATTACTTTCaccccatttctctcttttgttggACTCCGCAATTTTTCCAGCCCTGGCGCTGAATGAAAGG GACATATCTGAGTGGGAAGAAGATGCAGATGAATTCATAAGGAAGAACCTTCCTTCTGAACTA GAAGAAATTTCTGGGTGGAGGGAGGACTTGTTTACAGCCAGGAAAAGTGCTATGAACTTGCTTGGTGTTATTGCCATGTCAAAG GGACCACCAGTATCTACTACGAATAAAGCTTCCTCAGCTGCAAGTAAGCGGAAGAAAGGTGAAAAGAACAGAATAAATAACCAAAGACGTTCCATGGGAGATCTACTGGTGCTTCCATTTTTGTCAAAGTTTTCTGTGCCTTCAAAGAGCAACATACTGGATGCTAATACTTCAGCAGC CTATTTTGGTGTTCTAATGGCATATGGTGGCCTGCAAGAG TTTATCCAAGAACAAAATCCTGAGTATGTGGCATCTTTAGTCCGTACCCGCGTGCTACCGATTTATTCTACATCTGATTGCTCACCTTACTTGGTTGCATCTGCGAATTGGGTACTTGGAGAGCTTGCGTCCTGCCTACCTGAG GATATGAGTGTGGATGTTTTTTCGTCCCTGCTGAAGGCATTAGCAATGCCAGATCAGGAAGAGATCTCTTGTTACCCAGTGCGTGTTTCGGCTGCTGGGGGAATATGTTCACTACTCGAA AATGAGTACCCACCACCTGAATGGTTGCCGCTTCTTCAGATTATTATTGGTAGGATTGGCAAAGAGGACGAAGAAGATAGCATTTTGTTTCAGCTTCTAAAATCTGTGGTCGAGTCAGGAAGTCAAGATATCGCTATGCATATTCCGTACATTGTATCTTCTCTTGTTAGTAATATGCTGAATTTTATCGATCCTAGTGAAGATCAATGGTCTCAG GCTACTGTGGGTGGCCTTGAGACACTAGCAGCAATGTCTCAGACTCATGAAATCTCTAAGCCTGAAACGGATGAGGAGGAAAATCAAGCCACTGAAACATGGCTAACCGGTCAAGGTACCATCAGCAAAGCTTTGTCAGCACTTTTACAGCACGCATGGCTG GCAACAGATGTGCCTCCTACTTCTTGCATAGACCATTTCTCGAAGATGTTGTGGTTCATTGCGCTTGCTTCTACTAATTGCAATGTAGCTGTGGAGCTCAGATTAGCTGATTTACTCGTAGTTTGGGCTGATCTTCTTGCTAGCTGGAATGGCTGGGAAGAGTCGGAGGATTTGTCCGTTTTTGACTGCATAGAAGAAGTTGTGAGTATAAGCACCAAATATGACTTTAGAAGTTTCCTTTACAGAGATATGCCTTCCCCGCCAGCCATGCCAGTCCGTCCACGATCTGTTGTTGAATCCATTGGTTCGTTTGTCAGTAAAGCCATACTTGAGTATCCGTCTGCCACAAGGAGGGCTTGTTCTTGTGTCCACACGTTATTACATGTACCAGACTACTCGTCTGACATCGAAGGGGTAAGGAAATCATTGGCGGTGGTCTTCAGTGAAGCAGCCTTTTCTCATTTCCTACAGTTGCGTGAGAAACCTTGTTCGTTGTGGAGGCCTCTTTTGCTGGCGATATCATCTTGCTATATCTCCCATCCTGACGTTGTGGAATGCGTTTTAGAGAAAGTGGTTTCTGGAGGTTTCGAGTTATGGGTATCCTCATTGGCGTTTTCATATTCGCTTACGCTTGATGCCAGTCCTCCATCAATAGCGTCCGAAGTAAAACTATATG TGTTGACGTTAGTAAAGGTGATTGAGCTGCTTTTAGATGTAAGGCAAGGGAATGCAACTGATGATTTGGTAAGGAAGTGCTTTGTTTCATTGATGGAGGCTTCTCGGAGACTAGAGGAAATAGCTGAAGAAACAgacgatgatgaagatgatggagaacctgaagaagaagaagaggaagaatctGATGAAAATGATTCAAATGACGAG GATTCTGAGAGTGATGATGAATgtgaagaaacagaggaagaatTTCTAGAGAGGTATGCTAAAGCTGCAGCAGAATTGGAAGATAGTGAAGTTATTGAAGAagcagatgaagaagatgatgagcgTGAGATTGATTTGG GTCATCTGAATGAAATCGATACGCAGAAACTGGTTTTATCGTTAATGGAGAGGCATCACCAGAAAGTTGTAAAACTCGTACCCTCTGAAGTGATCTCGACCTTTCTAAATGCCTTTCCTGCATATACCGGTTTCTTCACTTGA